The genomic region GTGATGGGCGTGCTGAAGGACATGACGGGCGGGTTCACGGCCGGGCTGCTGCTGCTGGCGGCGATCACGGTGGTCATGCTGATCCCGACGGCGCTGCTGAAAGACCCGCGCGCAACGAAGGCGTAGGGCGGGTTTCGGGTTTCGGGTTTCGGGTTTCGGGTTTCGGGTTTCGGGTTTCGGGTTTCGGGTTTCGGGTTTCGGGTTTCGGGTGAGCGTATCGCCCATCCCCTGAAACCCGAAACCGGACACCCAGCACCCCGCCGCTCAGTCCTCGTCTTCGTCGCCGCGCAGCCGCTGGAGGTACTGCTCCAGATCGTCCAGGATCTCCTCGGCGTCCGACATCTCGGAGAAGTCGAAGTCGGTGTCGCTGGCCAGCCGCCGCACGAACCGCTGGAGGTCCGGCCGCCCCTCCAGCTCGCCGTCGATGCGCCGTTCGAGATCGCGCCCGGCCACGTCCAGCTCGGTCAGGTGGAGATCGACGCGCAGCACCTTCTCGACGATCCCGAGCAGCGCCGCCGAGAGCTTCGGGTTCGAGAGATCCCGCAGGTAGACCGGGCTGGCCGCCCAGACGGACGCCGCCGCGATGTCGCGCTGGACTGCCTCCTCCTGGAGCACGGTCAGGAAGCCGGTCGGCCCCTCGTACTTGCCGTCGCGCAGGCCGAGCGCCGAGAGCGCCCGGCGCAGCTCCGGGCTGGTGCCGCGCCCGGTCAGGGTGACGGCGCCAGCGTGCGAGGTCGGGGCGAGGTACGCGCCGAGGGTGACGATCGTCTCGCAGCCAAGCTCCTGGGCGAGGTCGATCAAGGCGTTCGAGCAGGTGCGCCAGCGCAGGTCTGGCTCGGGGCCGAGCACCAGGACGATGTCACGCGGGGCCTGGGGGACCGGCAGGGCGTAGCAGGCGAACGTCGGCCAGATCAGCCGCCGCTGACCGCCCCGCGTGATCTTGTTGCGGGGGCGGTTGTTGGTCTGGACGTAGGCGCGGCTGGCGTCGAGCTCGGCGAACCGGCGCGGCGCCCATTTCATGATCAAGTACTCGAGCGCGCCACTGGCGGCCTGACCGGCGTCCGGCCAGCCGGAGAGGGCGACGAGCAGCACGGGCGACCGCAATGTCGGTTGCGAAAGCACCTTGAGCATGTCGGATTGTAGCGGTAGGGGCACGTCTCGGGCGTGTTGGGGACGGTCGCCGGTCGGCCAGTGGCGGTGACCGTGCCGCGCAACGGCCTCCCACCGGCTCGGCGAGGACGGCGTTCCGGCGGCCGGCCGGCCAACCGCACATGGAGCGTTCGCGAAAACTGTTCGCTTGCCAACAGTTGCCCGTGAACGAGCAGCCATGACAGCGCCGACACGTTACGAAAAGTGCTGAGTACGCATCCGAACACCCCTGGTGTCGCCGGCTCGACCGCGCGGGCGGGGCCGGCGAGCGTACGCTGGGTCAGGACACCGGCTCGACAGGCAGACGACGGTCGCCCCCTCTCTGGATCGCCGGCGCCGCGCCCCCGAGTCGAAACGGCCACCGATCACCAACCAAGGAGTCGTCAATGCGAGGGTTTCTCTCGTCGTTCGGTCAGGGGCGCGCGCGGACCGCGTCGGCTGGCACTGACCACACCGTCCCCAGCCGTGGTCCGGTCAGCGGTCGGGCCGGGCGCGCCGTTCTGGCGACAGCCATTGCCGCCAGCCTGCTGCTGCCGTTCGCCGCCTCCGGCCCGACCGTGGCCGCCGCCGCGACCGGCCCCGGCCTCGCCGAGAGCACGGCCCGTCCGGCCCAGCTTGCCGAGGGGATGACCCGGCTCGCGCTGATCCCAGGCGAGAACGAGGCCCGCTACATCATGACCATCACCACCCTCGGCCAGCCGCCGAAGCAGGCTGCCTGCACCACGCGGGCCGTCACTGGCGAGATCGTGCTGGCAGCGGATGGCTCGGTGGTGCAGGAGCTGTCGAAGATCTCGCTTGACCAGCGCACGCTCAAGTGCGCCGCGCCCCTGCGGGACGCACAGGCCCAGAACCTGCTGCAGACCAAGGACTTCCCGATGGCCGAGTTCATCATTCAGAGCGCGCCGGGCCTGCCCGCGCCGCTGCCGACCGGCGACACGGCGTTCCAGCTCATCGGTAACCAGAGCGTGAAGGGGCAGGTCCGCCCGACAGCCTACGACACCGTCGCCAACCTGACGCCCGAGGGGATGATTGGGACGGCCCGCACCACCCTCAAGATGTCGCAGTTCGGCATCACCCCGCCGAGCATCGGGCCACTCCTCCAGGTCTCGGACGACATGATCGCCGAGGTGGACCTGAAGACGACCATCGCCAGCGCGGTGGCCGGCGCGCCGGCCGCCGACCCGTCCGCCGCCGATCCGTCCGCCGCCGATCCGTCGGCCGCGCCCGCGCCGTAAGCGACGATCTCCGCCGGGACGGCCTCACCCCCGGGCCGGGGGGTGAGGTTCCCCGGGCGCACCCCTGTCGTCAACCCGGTTCTCCCACCACCACACCCCGCCACGGATCCCAGGCACGTCTCTTGTCCCCGCGGCGCTGCATGGAGCACATGCGCGAGAGCGAGGAGCTGACATGCTTGAGCTGATCTGCCAACACGCCTACACCTGGGACGGCGTTCCTGCCGACCGATCTCCCTACCGCAACCACGGGACGGCCTTCAACACGGGCGGCGCGTTTGACGGGGCCGAGCCTGGCAGCGGGATCATCACGTTCCCCCAGGTCACCAGCCGAGTCAGGATCCCGACCGGGCCGACGACCGCGCCTGAGTGGCTGTCGCTGGTGGCGCTGAAGATCGAGGTCGTCGCCCGCATCGATGCGCTGAGTGCACGACGGGCGGTGCTCGTCGCAGGCGACGGTTCCTTCACATTCGGGTTGCTGGAAGGCGCCCTCTGGGCGGAGTTCGAGAACGGCAGCGGCTACAACAACTTCGTCCAGAGCGCGTACGCCTACGCTCCGGACCACCAGTTTCACGCCGTCCCGCTCGGCCGATGGGTCAAGCTCAGCCTGCTGCATGACGGCTTCGCCCGGATGCGGCTGTTCATCGACGATGTGCTCGTGGGTGACACGGTCATCCAGGGCGGCGTGCCACCCGTCAAGAGTGGTGGCGTCAGCATCGGCAATGACGTCTACCTGGACCGGTACCCCTTCCCCGGGCAGCTCGACGACCTCACGATCTGGCGCCTCGATCCTCACCAGATGAAGCGTGAGTTTCTCCGTCGTCCGTACAACCCCAGGACCGCTGAGTGCTGGCGCGAGTTCGCCGAGCGCGTCGCTGCCTGGATGAAGAGCCATCCCGAGCAGGTGACAGCCATCCTCCGGGCGTACCAGGAAGTGAGCCGTCCGGCGATCCGCACAGCCTACCTCCTGCCGGACCACGAACAGGCGAGACTCCGCGCCATTCTGGCGGAGTTCGGAGCGCTCTGGTTTGCTGGGCGGATCACCGGCAGCGAGATGCGGGATGTGCTCCAGCGGCTTATCGCGGCGCTGCGGGCGGCCGGCATCGATCCGAGGGGCGGCACGAGCGGCCAGCGCATGATCGAGCTTGCGGCGCGATCGGGGTTCACGGGGGACGATCTGCTGCGGTGCGACAGGCAGA from Chloroflexota bacterium harbors:
- a CDS encoding PAC2 family protein: MLLVALSGWPDAGQAASGALEYLIMKWAPRRFAELDASRAYVQTNNRPRNKITRGGQRRLIWPTFACYALPVPQAPRDIVLVLGPEPDLRWRTCSNALIDLAQELGCETIVTLGAYLAPTSHAGAVTLTGRGTSPELRRALSALGLRDGKYEGPTGFLTVLQEEAVQRDIAAASVWAASPVYLRDLSNPKLSAALLGIVEKVLRVDLHLTELDVAGRDLERRIDGELEGRPDLQRFVRRLASDTDFDFSEMSDAEEILDDLEQYLQRLRGDEDED
- a CDS encoding YceI family protein: MRGFLSSFGQGRARTASAGTDHTVPSRGPVSGRAGRAVLATAIAASLLLPFAASGPTVAAAATGPGLAESTARPAQLAEGMTRLALIPGENEARYIMTITTLGQPPKQAACTTRAVTGEIVLAADGSVVQELSKISLDQRTLKCAAPLRDAQAQNLLQTKDFPMAEFIIQSAPGLPAPLPTGDTAFQLIGNQSVKGQVRPTAYDTVANLTPEGMIGTARTTLKMSQFGITPPSIGPLLQVSDDMIAEVDLKTTIASAVAGAPAADPSAADPSAADPSAAPAP